Below is a genomic region from Raphanus sativus cultivar WK10039 chromosome 4, ASM80110v3, whole genome shotgun sequence.
CGTTGGTTCCCGTACGATTCGGTTGCTCAATGCTCTTTTCTTTTGCGcctcttgttttcttttcacTTTGAATTTTAAAGAACGCCTCCTTCCTTTGACTtgaatttagcaaaaaaatctTTGTGTTGAAAGGAACTTGACTTTACTCATGCAtcgtttgatttatatatatctatcaATTACATTTGATTCTGGTCTTATTAGTTATTGTCCGAGCGATTGGTTTGAGTTAAGGAATTTTCCGACAATGATCTTTCTTGTTCGTTGACTCTTGGTTTTTGTGTTGTTACGTTTCAGCTCTGATTCCGCTGAGTGAATTCTCGGAAGCGGCTGTGATGAACAAGTATGGAGTGAAGCCAGATGCTGAAACCCTTGACATTGCCAACACTGCCGCTAGGCAGAAATCTGTAAGCTATCTTCTTTCCCTTTTTTTGGATGGATGAATCTCTCTTCAAAGTAATTTTAGTAGTTTGTAAGAACAATCTAAAAACCCTGTCGTCTGCAGCTTTAAACCATTAAACTTTTCATAACATATGGAATGAGAACTTTCTTTTACAACAAGTATCTGGTGTCTGTTGAATTAAGATGAACTCTTGTTGTGAAAACATGAGCAGATTACAGTGGTGATGAAGATATATTGGGGAGATCCTCGTGAGAAGATTTGTGAAGCTGTTGAACATATCCCTCTCTCAAGCCTTGTCATCGGTAACCGAGGCCTTGGTGGCCTTAAGAGGTAAAAAAAAGATTCCTCCTCTTTCTCCAATTCTTCAACATCTCAAGATTGGTTTACACACATTAATAAGTATGTCAAAATCTTACCTTCTTATTTGCAGGATGATAATGGGAAGTGTAAGCAACCATGTTGTGAACAACGTGGCATGCCCTGTTACCGTCGTGAAGGCTCACCACTGAGCTATGTCTTGATATTGCTCGGGGAACCTGATGACCGGTGTGTATATCCTAAGATTTGTGTATCGCTCTGTATTCTTAACTCTTGTGTGACTTGTATGTTGTTTATCTTGTGCATCATTGtgcataaatttttttttaagaatctcAAAGAGGTTCTTCCATTGGACCatgaaaaaattaattacaCTTACAAGGGTTCTAAACTCTTCAAATCACaaaattaattactaaattATTCATTAGAATCTTTAATGggtttttacttttagtttcttACCGTTGGAGGTGtctaaagaaaacaacaacacaacacTTGCATTCATTTCTTGTCCATTAAGAGAAACACTGAGTAACATGCAAGTTAGTTAAGAGGAAGTACCAGGGGAAGTTGTGAGAAGTCAGAAAGTAACGAGTCTTCCCATTCCTTGAGAGGTATAACAGGTGCTCTGGGCATTTGGGGATTTCAGGCTCCCCTCTTTGTCTCCACAAACACAAGTCAGGGCTTGCTGCAGTTATGGACGGAATACAAGACTAGCTGAAGAAAAAAGAGGAGTATCATTATTACCTTGCTACGTGGATGCCATTCTCTCTCTGAGCATGAAGCAGGTCCATGAGATGACTTCTCTTGTCAGAGTCAAGGACAAACTCAACCCTTTGGACAATTAAGTCAGTCAGTACTTGAACCACagccaaaaatatataatttgctAGAAAGTCAGCCCGCTAGTCTCTggacaataaaaaaatatgcaaaaaatTTAAGATTCTGCCAGAAACATTCTACTAACTAACGAGTATTATGCAGTCTTGAGCACACAAGAAACAGAATCATGAAACCTAGTAAAATCTAAAGCATCATCCATTGAAGAATTATCATTTTAGTCTTCTGACATGAATTTACCAACGCTCATCGCATACAGAGAACCACAAGAACTTAAATGGACGCAGATGGAAATGTATCTAGCAGTTAATTTGCAAGGAAGAAGTATGGAACACACAAGAAACAGAAGCACCAAAGCCTAATCAATCTAAAGTTCTCCATCACAGATAAATTTGCAAGGAACACATGAGTAGACAGACACAAATGGCAAAAAGAAACAGTAATCAGAAAGTTAGAAAAGTTCCAAAACAATGACAAGAAGGTGAAACAAGTAAATACCAA
It encodes:
- the LOC108853657 gene encoding uncharacterized protein LOC108853657, yielding METVGSPLIPLSEFSEAAVMNKYGVKPDAETLDIANTAARQKSITVVMKIYWGDPREKICEAVEHIPLSSLVIGNRGLGGLKRMIMGSVSNHVVNNVACPVTVVKAHH